In one Arachis duranensis cultivar V14167 chromosome 9, aradu.V14167.gnm2.J7QH, whole genome shotgun sequence genomic region, the following are encoded:
- the LOC107467064 gene encoding VAN3-binding protein isoform X2, whose product MDNPQSQPWGPDQLHAAPIFRPPETPREPMEYLSRSWSVSAMEVSKALSKPPSAAAIDEESEESSASVSGKPFSFACSETSLMVMERIMSQSEVSPRTSGRLSHSSGPLNGTDSPPLSPSDLDDIKYNRQTNNNTNNNAAFNTYFRTTAASGAGGGKTVGRWLKDRKEKKKEETRAHNAQLHAAVSVAGVAAAIAAIAAATAASSGSGKDEHMAKTDMAVASAATLVAAQCVEAAEAMGAEREHLAAVVSSAVNVRSAGDIMTLTAAAATALRGAATLKARTLKEVWNIAAVIPVEKNVGGSVNNSGSGSNGSSNSSFSGELAPEENFLGICSRELLARGSELLKRTRKGDLHWKVVSVYINSMNQVILKMKSRHVAGTITKKKKNVVLEVIKDMPAWPGRHLLEGGENRRYFGLKTVMRGVVEFECRNQREYDVWTQGVTRLLSIAAEKNSRNRI is encoded by the exons ATGGACAACCCCCAATCCCAACCCTGGGGACCTGATCAGCTCCATGCCGCACCCATCTTCCGCCCACCGGAGACCCCACGCGAGCCCATGGAGTACCTGTCCCGCTCATGGAGCGTCTCTGCCATGGAAGTCTCCAAGGCCCTCTCCAAGCCCCCATCAGCCGCTGCCATAGACGAGGAGTCTGAAGAGTCCTCCGCCAGCGTCTCAGGGAAGCCGTTTTCATTCGCATGCTCAGAAACCTCCCTCATGGTCATGGAGCGCATCATGTCACAATCT GAAGTATCTCCGAGAACCTCAGGGAGGCTTTCGCACAGTAGTGGCCCTCTCAACGGAACAGATAGCCCCCCTCTTTCCCCCTCCGATCTCGACGATATCAAG TATAACCGACAAACCAATAACAATACAAACAACAATGCCGCCTTCAATACTTATTTCAGAACCACCGCTGCTTCCGGTGCCGGTGGTGGCAAGACTGTGGGGAGGTGGCTCAAGGAcaggaaggagaagaagaaagaggagacTAGGGCTCATAATGCTCAGCTTCACGCTGCTGTCTCCGTTGCCGGTGTAGCCGCTGCAATTGCCGCTATCGCTGCTGCCACCGCCGCATCATCCGGCTCCGGCAAAGACGAGCACATGGCTAAGACTGATATGGCGGTGGCATCGGCCGCCACGCTGGTGGCGGCTCAGTGCGTCGAGGCGGCGGAGGCCATGGGTGCCGAAAGGGAACACCTGGCGGCGGTGGTCAGCTCCGCTGTGAACGTGCGGTCAGCCGGTGATATAATGACTCTAACTGCCGCAGCTGCAACAG CTTTGCGTGGGGCTGCCACATTGAAAGCAAGAACCTTGAAGGAAGTTTGGAATATTGCAGCAGTAATTCCTGTTGAGAAAAATGTGGGTGGTTCTGTTAATAATAGTGGTAGTGGTAGCAATGGTAGTTCTAACAGTAGCTTCAGCGGTGAACTTGCCCCGGAGGAAAATTTCTTGGGCATCTGTAGTAGAGAGTTACTAGCCAGAGGCTCTGAGCTCCTTAAGCGCACTCGCAAAG GTGATCTTCATTGGAAAGTTGTGTCTGTGTATATCAACAGCATGAATCAG GTTATTCTGAAGATGAAGAGCAGGCATGTTGCTGGGACcattacaaaaaagaaaaaga ATGTGGTGCTTGAAGTAATCAAGGATATGCCTGCCTGGCCTGGCCGCCATTTGCTCGAAGGTGGCGAGAACCGCCGCTACTTCGGGTTGAAAACTGTAATGCGCGGTGTTGTTGAATTTGAGTGCAGAAATCAGAGGGAATATGATGTTTGGACTCAAGGTGTCACAAGGCTTCTCTCTATTGCTGCAGAAAAAAACAGCAGAAACAGAATATGA
- the LOC107467064 gene encoding VAN3-binding protein isoform X1 produces the protein MDNPQSQPWGPDQLHAAPIFRPPETPREPMEYLSRSWSVSAMEVSKALSKPPSAAAIDEESEESSASVSGKPFSFACSETSLMVMERIMSQSEVSPRTSGRLSHSSGPLNGTDSPPLSPSDLDDIKSLQYNRQTNNNTNNNAAFNTYFRTTAASGAGGGKTVGRWLKDRKEKKKEETRAHNAQLHAAVSVAGVAAAIAAIAAATAASSGSGKDEHMAKTDMAVASAATLVAAQCVEAAEAMGAEREHLAAVVSSAVNVRSAGDIMTLTAAAATALRGAATLKARTLKEVWNIAAVIPVEKNVGGSVNNSGSGSNGSSNSSFSGELAPEENFLGICSRELLARGSELLKRTRKGDLHWKVVSVYINSMNQVILKMKSRHVAGTITKKKKNVVLEVIKDMPAWPGRHLLEGGENRRYFGLKTVMRGVVEFECRNQREYDVWTQGVTRLLSIAAEKNSRNRI, from the exons ATGGACAACCCCCAATCCCAACCCTGGGGACCTGATCAGCTCCATGCCGCACCCATCTTCCGCCCACCGGAGACCCCACGCGAGCCCATGGAGTACCTGTCCCGCTCATGGAGCGTCTCTGCCATGGAAGTCTCCAAGGCCCTCTCCAAGCCCCCATCAGCCGCTGCCATAGACGAGGAGTCTGAAGAGTCCTCCGCCAGCGTCTCAGGGAAGCCGTTTTCATTCGCATGCTCAGAAACCTCCCTCATGGTCATGGAGCGCATCATGTCACAATCT GAAGTATCTCCGAGAACCTCAGGGAGGCTTTCGCACAGTAGTGGCCCTCTCAACGGAACAGATAGCCCCCCTCTTTCCCCCTCCGATCTCGACGATATCAAG TCTCTGCAGTATAACCGACAAACCAATAACAATACAAACAACAATGCCGCCTTCAATACTTATTTCAGAACCACCGCTGCTTCCGGTGCCGGTGGTGGCAAGACTGTGGGGAGGTGGCTCAAGGAcaggaaggagaagaagaaagaggagacTAGGGCTCATAATGCTCAGCTTCACGCTGCTGTCTCCGTTGCCGGTGTAGCCGCTGCAATTGCCGCTATCGCTGCTGCCACCGCCGCATCATCCGGCTCCGGCAAAGACGAGCACATGGCTAAGACTGATATGGCGGTGGCATCGGCCGCCACGCTGGTGGCGGCTCAGTGCGTCGAGGCGGCGGAGGCCATGGGTGCCGAAAGGGAACACCTGGCGGCGGTGGTCAGCTCCGCTGTGAACGTGCGGTCAGCCGGTGATATAATGACTCTAACTGCCGCAGCTGCAACAG CTTTGCGTGGGGCTGCCACATTGAAAGCAAGAACCTTGAAGGAAGTTTGGAATATTGCAGCAGTAATTCCTGTTGAGAAAAATGTGGGTGGTTCTGTTAATAATAGTGGTAGTGGTAGCAATGGTAGTTCTAACAGTAGCTTCAGCGGTGAACTTGCCCCGGAGGAAAATTTCTTGGGCATCTGTAGTAGAGAGTTACTAGCCAGAGGCTCTGAGCTCCTTAAGCGCACTCGCAAAG GTGATCTTCATTGGAAAGTTGTGTCTGTGTATATCAACAGCATGAATCAG GTTATTCTGAAGATGAAGAGCAGGCATGTTGCTGGGACcattacaaaaaagaaaaaga ATGTGGTGCTTGAAGTAATCAAGGATATGCCTGCCTGGCCTGGCCGCCATTTGCTCGAAGGTGGCGAGAACCGCCGCTACTTCGGGTTGAAAACTGTAATGCGCGGTGTTGTTGAATTTGAGTGCAGAAATCAGAGGGAATATGATGTTTGGACTCAAGGTGTCACAAGGCTTCTCTCTATTGCTGCAGAAAAAAACAGCAGAAACAGAATATGA
- the LOC107466906 gene encoding EPIDERMAL PATTERNING FACTOR-like protein 5 has protein sequence MGVLRRRHHYWLPALVLTAFTLLLFSSAASAMTSRSSRASSAPSFGVAARHVQPRMEEKEKRATAGDEKRSRGPGSWPPSCRSKCGWCSPCEPVHVPVQPGMIIRLEYYPEAWRCKCGNKLFMP, from the exons ATGGGCGTACTCCGCCGCCGTCACCATTACTGGTTGCCAGCACTAGTATTGACGGCCTTCACTCTTCTCTTGTTCTCTTCTGCTGCTTCAGCCATGACCAGCAGAAGCAGCAGAGCATCATCAGCGCCAA GTTTTGGAGTCGCAGCAAGACACGTGCAACCTCGCAtggaagagaaggaaaaaaggGCAACGGCGGGGGATGAGAAGAGGTCGAGGGGTCCAGGGTCGTGGCCGCCGTCGTGCAGGTCAAAGTGCGGGTGGTGCAGCCCATGCGAACCGGTTCACGTGCCGGTCCAACCGGGTATGATCATACGGCTTGAGTACTACCCAGAAGCGTGGCGTTGCAAGTGTGGGAACAAGCTTTTTATGCCTTGA